Part of the Elusimicrobiota bacterium genome is shown below.
AAAAAAACTTACTATAGATGCTAACGGTGATAAAACAGTTGACCAGTACGGGTGTATGATTGACTTCTGGGGTTCACGTGTCTATCCCTGGATTTGGCAGAATAACGGCGAGTTGTTTACGCCGGATCTCAAAAAAAGTGTTGTGGATTCCCCTGCGGGGATTGAAGCATTACAGTTTTTGGTTGACCTCCAGAAGAAGTATAAGGTTACTCCGCAAACACTGCCAAATGAGTATAAGAACAATGTTGAGATGTTTACTATCGGGAAAGTTGGGATGCTGATCTCGGGAGCGTGGGATATCCAAAACCTTAAACCTATAAAGAGTTTTAAGTGGGACATCGCGCCGTTACCCATGAATAAACGTAAGGCAACGATTCTTGGGACTGAGAATTACGCAATTTCTTCAACCACAAAGTATCCTGAGGAAGCGTGGTTATTCTATAAATATCTCTTAAGCGCGGAAGCACAGAAGATTATGGCGGATAAGCTTGAGAAACAACCGTCCTTAATGACAGTAGCGCAGTATTTTGAATCTATAGATACCGGGTATAACCGTAAAGTTCTTACCGGCGCGTTGGAGTATGCAATTCAACCTCCGAACTTACCGCAATGGCAGGAGCTTAGTCATTTTTGGCAGGATGAGCTTGATCTTATATGGGTAGGGAAAAAAGGCGTGAAAGCCGGGCTCACGGATGCTGCAAAAAATATTAATGCACGCCTCGCAGAGAAATAGTTAAAGTCTAACAACTATAAAAAAGATGACATTAAGTTTTGTAGTGTTGTTTTTAGTATAATCTTGTTAAATCAATTGACAAAAGGATTTATTAATGGAAAAAGAACAAAAAAAGATTGATATTATTTTCAAAAATACGGAAACTAAACACGGGTTAAGGCTGTTTGAGAAAAACAAGATTACATCGCTTAATGTTTATGATAAAAACGAGAAACCTTACCTAAAATGTTTGGGTTCTGACAAAGAACGTCCGGCAAAACCTGAAGAAATTGTCCGTCAATTGTTCGTCAAACAACTAACGGAAGATTATGGGTATCCAAAGGAACGTATCAAAATTGAACAAGACGTTTGGTTTGGTTCCGGGGTTTTCGATAAACGTGCCGATATTATCGTATTACATAAAGATCTTCAACATCCTTACATCATTATTGAAGTTAAAAAGCCAAACCGTAAAGACGGGATAGAACAACTGAAATCGTACTGCAACGCAGAAGGTTCGCCAATAGGAGTTTGGTCAAACGGTTCTGAAATAGTTATTCTTCATCGTGAAGAACCAAATGTTTTTACTAATATATCGGCAATTCCTACGGTAGATCAGTCTTTGCAAGACGTTATCAAAGAATTGTGGACTATAGAAAAGCTTACTCAAGAAAATAAGTTGGTTAAAGAAAAGCTATCATTGAAAAGTATTATTCTTGATCTTGAAGATTTAGTATTAGCAAACGCCGGGGTTGACGCGTTTGAAGAAGTGTTCAAACTAGTGTACGCAAAACTTTATGACGAATGGGCAGCGAAAAGTGTTAGAAATCGGAATAACAGGATACTTTTCAGGATTTATGGCGAATCTCCGACAGAATTGTATGATAAAATTAATACCCTTTTTAAAGAAGCGCAAAATAAGTGGACTGGCGTGTTTAGTCCCATGGATAAGATAGAGTTGACTCCGAACCATTTAAAAACGTGTGTTTCGTTCTTGCAGGATATAAAACTGTTTAATTCCAATCTACAAGTGATTGACGAAGCTTTTGAGTATCTTGTTACACAAGTGTCAAAAGGCGCGAAAGGGCAGTATTTTACTCCCCGGCACGTGATTGATATGGCAGTAAAGATGTTAAATCCACATGAAATTGAAAAAGTTATTGATACCGCCGCAGGTTCTTGCGGGTTTACGGTACATACAATATTTTGGGTTTGGGGTGACAAGTTTAAGGTAGATGGACCGACCCGCGAGCAAGCGGAGTACGCTTCCGAGATGGTATACGGTATTGATTTTGATGCTCGCGCGGTAAAAATTGCCAAAGCGTTGAACCTTATAGCTGGCGATGGTAAGAGTAATGTATATAAACTAAACTCGCTGGATTCTTCGTCATGGGATGAAGAAGGGAAATCGGCGTTTCGTCCTATGCTGACGCGTTTCCCGGATATAAGAGAAAAAGATGAGGATAACCAACGGAATTATAAATATTTCGATTTCGACGTTCTTCTCACAAATCCGCCGTTTGCGGGGAATATTAAAGAAAAACAAATCCTGAAAAATTATTTGTTAGCCGAAAGAAAGGGTAAAACTGTACCCAAAATGGGGCGGGATATCCTTTTTATTGAACGTAACCTTAACTTTTTAAAACCTGGTGGGAGAATGGCGATTGTTTTACCGCAGGGTCGGTTAAATAATACGAATGACGAGTATATCCGCAAGTTCATCATGCGGAAAGCGCGGATACTTGCTGTAGTTGGTTTGCATGGAAACACTTTTAAGCCGCATACTGGAACGAAAACGAGCGTGTTGTTCCTACAGAAATATACCGAGGAAGAACTTAATAGAATTTTAGCTGTTCAAAATAAGTACGAGAAAAAGTGGCAGTTTTTTTTGTCTGAAATTAAAGAATTGGCAAATACTGAAAAGCTTGACCCTGAAAAACTGCCAGAAGATTTGATAGCTTTCTTAAACAATTACTACGGTAATTATGAAGAAGAAAGTCAGGAAGTGAATGAAGATGATGAGAATAATGACGGGGTTCCGAAAATTGTTACCGCAGAGGAATTGCAGGATGATATCAATAACTTAGAAGAAGAAATTGAATCATTACAAAACGAGATAAAGAGTTTAAGTAAAGAGGGTAAGAAAGAGTTAAGCAAAAAACTTAAAGCTTATCAGAAAAGCCTGAACGAAAAGGGATATACGCTTAATCTTAAAACACTTACTGGACGGTTGGGAATAGTACTAAATGACGAGAAGGATCTGGAAGAATTTCATCAGTACTGGTTACAGGATAAAAGCGCGAAGGAGTTGTCGTATCCTATTTTTATGGCAACTTCGCAGAAGTCGGGGAAAGATAATTCCGGGGAGTATGTGTACAAAAAGAACGATATTGGTGAACCAATGCTTGACGAACACGGGCATTTAGTATTAGATCACGACTTAGACTTTATTACAGAGAAGTTTATTGAG
Proteins encoded:
- a CDS encoding extracellular solute-binding protein, producing the protein KKLTIDANGDKTVDQYGCMIDFWGSRVYPWIWQNNGELFTPDLKKSVVDSPAGIEALQFLVDLQKKYKVTPQTLPNEYKNNVEMFTIGKVGMLISGAWDIQNLKPIKSFKWDIAPLPMNKRKATILGTENYAISSTTKYPEEAWLFYKYLLSAEAQKIMADKLEKQPSLMTVAQYFESIDTGYNRKVLTGALEYAIQPPNLPQWQELSHFWQDELDLIWVGKKGVKAGLTDAAKNINARLAEK
- a CDS encoding N-6 DNA methylase; this encodes MEKEQKKIDIIFKNTETKHGLRLFEKNKITSLNVYDKNEKPYLKCLGSDKERPAKPEEIVRQLFVKQLTEDYGYPKERIKIEQDVWFGSGVFDKRADIIVLHKDLQHPYIIIEVKKPNRKDGIEQLKSYCNAEGSPIGVWSNGSEIVILHREEPNVFTNISAIPTVDQSLQDVIKELWTIEKLTQENKLVKEKLSLKSIILDLEDLVLANAGVDAFEEVFKLVYAKLYDEWAAKSVRNRNNRILFRIYGESPTELYDKINTLFKEAQNKWTGVFSPMDKIELTPNHLKTCVSFLQDIKLFNSNLQVIDEAFEYLVTQVSKGAKGQYFTPRHVIDMAVKMLNPHEIEKVIDTAAGSCGFTVHTIFWVWGDKFKVDGPTREQAEYASEMVYGIDFDARAVKIAKALNLIAGDGKSNVYKLNSLDSSSWDEEGKSAFRPMLTRFPDIREKDEDNQRNYKYFDFDVLLTNPPFAGNIKEKQILKNYLLAERKGKTVPKMGRDILFIERNLNFLKPGGRMAIVLPQGRLNNTNDEYIRKFIMRKARILAVVGLHGNTFKPHTGTKTSVLFLQKYTEEELNRILAVQNKYEKKWQFFLSEIKELANTEKLDPEKLPEDLIAFLNNYYGNYEEESQEVNEDDENNDGVPKIVTAEELQDDINNLEEEIESLQNEIKSLSKEGKKELSKKLKAYQKSLNEKGYTLNLKTLTGRLGIVLNDEKDLEEFHQYWLQDKSAKELSYPIFMATSQKSGKDNSGEYVYKKNDIGEPMLDEHGHLVLDHDLDFITEKFIEFAKKQKFKFWEDKYVYRYVMPIKMVTSRDIKVKEYGEK